A single genomic interval of Juglans regia cultivar Chandler chromosome 1, Walnut 2.0, whole genome shotgun sequence harbors:
- the LOC108984830 gene encoding uncharacterized protein LOC108984830: MKVPNRVKIFAWRAFKNGLPTRRNLKARHIVQEALCEWCTEGEKDVAHALYYCLSVRQSWKHYFLVLMTDDAQLDIIQLALKVMSKRKPEDLDKFFLIAWSMWHRRNHKVFENKILPTDQVIVHALILAKDYKEARFQKQNRKLSSCFSQAPPQNALKLNVDGAAFDTLNRVRVGLILRNTSCEVILVASMQENGVEIELLAILRGLQSAFP; this comes from the coding sequence ATGAAGGTGCCTAATAGGGTCAAAATCTTTGCATGGAGAGCTTTTAAAAATGGACTGCCCACTCGAAGGAATCTGAAGGCTCGGCATATAGTGCAGGAAGCTCTTTGTGAATGGTGTACAGAGGGGGAGAAGGATGTGGCACATGCATTATACTATTGCCTCTCTGTAAGGCAGTCGTGGAAGCACTATTTTCTTGTGTTAATGACAGATGATGCTCAATTGGATATTATACAGCTTGCTCTCAAGGTGATGAGTAAAAGAAAACCTGAAGATCTTGATAAATTCTTTCTCATTGCTTGGAGCATGTGGCATAGAAGAAACCATAaggtttttgaaaataaaatcttaccaaCAGACCAAGTTATTGTGCATGCTCTGATATTGGCTAAAGATTATAAAGAAGCAAGATTTCAGAAACAAAATAGAAAGCTTTCCAGTTGCTTTTCGCAGGCTCCTCCTCAAAATGCATTGAAGTTAAATGTAGATGGAGCAGCTTTTGACACTCTAAATAGAGTACGCGTGGGTCTTATTTTAAGAAATACTTCCTGTGAAGTGATCTTGGTTGCTAGTATGCAGGAAAATGGAGTGGAAATTGAGCTCCTTGCTATATTGAGAGGGTTACAATCTGCATTCCCATAG
- the LOC108984831 gene encoding ubiquinone biosynthesis O-methyltransferase, mitochondrial — protein MASKLLNHCHLRALCSTHVFSPRFPHPTRATLTLLHFRPFSDAPSSPPPEKPQSYNNTRNDIGMEKGPTQTPSSLKELELVKFASIAETWWDSEGPFKPLHVMNPTRLAFIRSTLCRHFRKDPNSSRPFEGLKIVDVGCGGGILSEPLARMGAAVTGVDAVEKNIKIARLHADLDPVTSTIEYCCTTAERLVEEERKFDAVISLEVIEHVADPAEFCKSLAALTIPDGATVISTINRSMRAYATAIIGAEYILHWLPKGTHQWSSFLTPEELVLILERANITVKELAGFVYNPFTRRWSLSDDISVNFISFGTKNAQ, from the exons ATGGCTTCCAAGCTCCTAAATCACTGCCATCTCCGAGCCCTATGTTCTACACACGTTTTTTCTCCTCGCTTTCCCCATCCTACCCGAGCCACGCTGACCCTACTCCACTTTAGGCCCTTCTCGGATGCCCCCTCTTCCCCACCCCCAGAGAAGCCGCAGTCCTACAATAACACCCGAAACGACATCGGGATGGAGAAAGGTCCGACACAGACTCCGTCGTCTTTGAAAGAGCTCGAACTCGTAAAATTCGCCTCCATTGCCGAAACCTG GTGGGATTCTGAAGGCCCGTTTAAACCATTGCATGTGATGAATCCTACAAGACTTGCATTTATACGCTCCACTCTTTGTCGACATTTCAG GAAGGATCCTAACAGTTCTAGGCCTTTTGAAGGACTAAAAATAGTTGATGTTGGTTGTGGAGGTGGCATTCTCTCAGAG CCGTTGGCTAGAATGGGAGCTGCCGTTACGGGAGTTGATGCTGTGGAGAAAAATATCAAGATTGCACGTCTACATGCT GATTTGGATCCTGTGACTTCAACTATCGAATACTGTTGCACAACAGCTG AAAGGCTggtagaggaagaaagaaagtttGATGCTGTGATTTCTCTAGAA GTAATTGAGCATGTAGCAGATCCTGCTGAATTCTGCAAGTCTCTGGCAGCGTTAACTATTCCTGATGGAGCTACTGTGATATCAACAATCAACCGTTCTATGAGAGCATATGCAACTGCAATTATTGGAGCAGAGTACATCCTCCATTgg CTTCCTAAAGGCACACATCAGTGGTCAAGTTTTCTAACTCCTGAAGAATTAGTCCTGATCCTTGAACGTGCCAATATCACT GTCAAAGAGCTGGCCGGATTTGTGTACAACCCCTTCACAAGAAGATGGTCTCTATCTGACGATATTAGTGTGAATTTCATTTCTTTCGGTACAAAAAACgcccaataa